A region from the Microcoleus sp. bin38.metabat.b11b12b14.051 genome encodes:
- a CDS encoding pentapeptide repeat-containing protein yields MTKIKKTIVAAAILLLPFWAAVPLQAQNLSLVKRLLATRGCPGCDLFGASLSRADLFGASLSRATLSRADLVDADLTAADLMEANLNNANMRNAFLADADLSKADMSRADIRGANLENANLSESSLRDASLQLANLKCTNLSAAKLSRTDLRNADFSGANLSGADLKEADFSGANLSGANLSGADLSDARLNKANLTDANFCGARMPNRKISRRGCQLNPQQAISSNNYCNYCRPINDWWLNILMFN; encoded by the coding sequence ATGACGAAAATTAAAAAGACAATTGTCGCAGCAGCGATACTGCTACTGCCGTTTTGGGCAGCCGTTCCCTTACAAGCCCAAAATCTGTCTTTAGTCAAGCGGCTGCTAGCAACCAGAGGATGTCCAGGATGCGACTTATTTGGCGCTTCCTTGAGCCGTGCAGATTTGTTTGGCGCTTCCTTGAGCCGCGCCACTCTCAGCAGGGCTGACTTAGTGGATGCCGACTTGACTGCGGCTGACTTAATGGAAGCCAATTTAAACAACGCCAACATGAGAAACGCCTTTTTGGCCGACGCCGACCTCAGCAAAGCCGACATGAGCAGGGCCGACATCAGGGGAGCTAACTTAGAAAATGCCAACCTCAGCGAGAGTTCTCTCCGAGACGCATCCCTACAGTTAGCTAACTTAAAATGCACTAATTTGAGCGCCGCTAAACTCAGTCGCACTGATTTGAGAAATGCCGATTTTAGCGGTGCCAATCTCAGCGGTGCAGACCTCAAAGAAGCTGATTTCAGCGGTGCCAATCTCAGCGGTGCCAATCTCAGCGGTGCAGACTTGAGCGATGCGAGATTGAACAAAGCTAATCTGACAGATGCTAATTTCTGCGGCGCCCGGATGCCGAACCGCAAAATATCTCGGAGAGGCTGCCAATTAAACCCACAACAAGCGATTAGCTCGAACAATTACTGCAATTACTGCCGTCCCATCAATGACTGGTGGTTGAATATTTTAATGTTTAATTAA
- a CDS encoding alpha/beta fold hydrolase: MNNLLVFLVSKLPIILGIVVAGAYAAACLFLLVAQGKFIFSPARAIATTPDNFQLKYQDVWLPIPAKTGTVETVHGWWIPASENPRKQRGGARGAVPVSPSETPPSHPSLRGGARGAVPVSPSETPPLLRGGARGAVPVSPSETPPNPPLLRGGARGGVVLYLHGNGSNVGANVEHANRFHRLGLSVFLIDYRGYGKSQGDFPSESRVYEDAQQAWDYLVKQRGINPHQIYIYGHSLGGAVAIDLAVRHPEAAGLIVEGSFTSVRAMVDFQKPMFALFPIDLLLRQRFDSLSKVDRLKIPVLFIHGTADSVVPAQMSQKLFDAAPEPKQLYMVPEGGHNNAAQIGGAEYLHRVKEFLDGSK, translated from the coding sequence ATGAACAACCTGCTGGTATTTCTTGTTTCTAAATTGCCGATCATTTTGGGGATAGTTGTGGCGGGCGCTTATGCTGCTGCTTGTCTATTTCTATTGGTAGCGCAAGGTAAGTTTATCTTTTCTCCGGCGCGGGCGATCGCCACAACCCCAGATAATTTTCAGTTGAAATATCAAGATGTTTGGCTGCCAATTCCAGCGAAAACAGGGACGGTGGAAACCGTGCATGGGTGGTGGATTCCGGCTTCGGAAAACCCTCGTAAGCAGAGGGGGGGAGCAAGAGGGGCAGTTCCGGTTTCTCCATCGGAAACCCCCCCCAGCCACCCTTCGTTAAGGGGGGGAGCAAGAGGGGCAGTTCCGGTTTCTCCATCGGAAACCCCCCCTTTGTTAAGGGGGGGAGCAAGAGGGGCAGTTCCGGTTTCTCCATCGGAAACCCCCCCCAACCCCCCCTTGTTAAGGGGGGGAGCAAGAGGGGGAGTAGTTTTGTACCTGCACGGTAATGGTTCAAATGTGGGTGCAAATGTCGAACACGCTAATCGATTTCATCGGTTGGGTTTGTCGGTATTTCTGATCGATTATCGTGGTTACGGCAAAAGTCAGGGCGATTTTCCGAGCGAATCTCGGGTGTATGAGGATGCTCAACAGGCTTGGGATTATTTGGTGAAACAGCGGGGGATTAACCCACATCAAATTTATATCTACGGTCATTCTTTGGGAGGGGCGGTGGCGATCGATCTGGCGGTGCGTCACCCGGAGGCTGCGGGGTTAATTGTGGAGGGTTCTTTTACTTCGGTGCGGGCGATGGTAGATTTTCAAAAGCCGATGTTTGCGCTGTTTCCCATAGATTTATTGCTGAGACAGCGGTTTGATTCTCTTTCCAAAGTCGATCGGCTGAAAATACCCGTCCTGTTCATTCACGGGACTGCTGACAGTGTAGTTCCAGCCCAAATGAGCCAAAAACTGTTTGATGCAGCACCTGAGCCCAAACAGCTTTACATGGTTCCAGAAGGAGGGCACAATAATGCGGCACAAATCGGCGGCGCAGAATATCTGCACAGAGTGAAGGAATTTTTAGATGGCTCAAAGTAG
- the gatA gene encoding Asp-tRNA(Asn)/Glu-tRNA(Gln) amidotransferase subunit GatA — MASIRELHRQLVNKERSAVEITQEALDRITQLEPKLKSFLCVTADSALAQAHKVDAQIAAGEKIGLLAGIPIAVKDNMCTEGIPTTCGSRILENFVPPYDATVVSKLKAAGAVILGKANMDEFAMGSSTETSAYQVTANPWDLERVPGGSSGGSAAAVAGGECVVSLGSDTGGSIRQPAAFCGLVGLKPTYGLVSRYGLVAYASSLDQIGPFGRTVEDTAILLGAVAGYDSRDSTSLNVPIPDYAQALRPSLRPKGQIRIGVIKETFGVGLDSSVKDAVTKAIEQFQQLGAEIQVVSCPRFRYGLPTYYIIAPSEASANLARYDGVKYGFRSPDPDNLLDMYAKTRAQGFGAEVKRRIAIGTYVLSAGYYDAYYLKAQKVRTLIKEDFEKAFSQVDVLVCPTAPTTAFKAGEKFNDPLSMYLSDLMTIPVNLAGLPALSLPCGFDDKGLPVGIQLIGNLLQESRLFQVAHAYEQSTNWHLRHPELN; from the coding sequence ATGGCATCCATCCGCGAGTTGCACCGACAACTGGTCAATAAAGAACGCTCTGCTGTGGAAATTACGCAAGAAGCATTAGACCGAATTACCCAGCTAGAGCCGAAATTGAAAAGCTTTCTGTGCGTGACAGCAGACAGTGCATTGGCGCAGGCCCATAAAGTCGATGCCCAAATCGCAGCAGGCGAGAAAATTGGACTGTTGGCGGGCATCCCGATCGCCGTTAAAGACAATATGTGCACCGAGGGCATTCCCACAACCTGTGGATCTCGGATTTTGGAAAATTTTGTGCCTCCCTACGATGCAACCGTCGTCTCCAAACTCAAAGCAGCCGGTGCCGTCATTCTGGGCAAGGCAAATATGGACGAGTTTGCCATGGGGAGTTCGACGGAAACATCTGCCTATCAAGTTACTGCGAATCCTTGGGACTTGGAGCGCGTGCCCGGAGGTTCTTCTGGCGGTTCTGCCGCAGCGGTGGCTGGCGGAGAATGCGTCGTGAGTTTGGGATCGGATACTGGAGGCTCGATCCGTCAACCTGCTGCTTTTTGCGGTTTGGTGGGGCTAAAACCGACCTATGGGTTGGTTTCTCGTTACGGTTTGGTGGCCTACGCTTCTTCTCTCGATCAAATCGGGCCCTTTGGCCGGACTGTTGAGGATACGGCGATTTTGTTGGGGGCCGTGGCTGGTTATGACAGTAGAGATTCCACGAGTCTCAATGTCCCAATTCCTGACTACGCCCAAGCTTTGAGACCCAGTTTGCGACCGAAGGGTCAGATTAGAATTGGTGTAATTAAAGAAACTTTTGGGGTAGGGCTGGACTCGTCGGTGAAAGATGCTGTAACTAAGGCGATCGAGCAATTTCAACAATTGGGCGCCGAAATTCAAGTGGTTTCTTGTCCCCGGTTCCGCTACGGTTTGCCCACTTACTACATTATTGCTCCCTCGGAAGCTTCGGCTAATTTGGCGAGATATGATGGAGTTAAGTACGGTTTCCGATCGCCCGATCCCGACAATCTTTTGGATATGTACGCCAAAACTCGGGCTCAAGGGTTCGGTGCAGAAGTTAAACGCCGAATTGCGATCGGCACTTACGTGTTGTCCGCTGGATATTACGACGCCTATTATCTCAAAGCTCAAAAAGTTCGGACTTTAATTAAAGAAGACTTTGAAAAAGCTTTTTCTCAAGTTGATGTTTTGGTTTGTCCCACAGCTCCGACTACGGCTTTTAAGGCAGGGGAAAAATTCAACGACCCCTTGAGTATGTATTTGTCAGATTTGATGACTATTCCGGTGAATCTTGCTGGTTTGCCAGCTTTGAGTTTGCCCTGCGGATTTGATGACAAAGGACTGCCGGTGGGGATACAATTGATTGGTAATCTGTTGCAAGAATCTCGGCTGTTTCAAGTGGCTCATGCTTACGAACAATCCACGAATTGGCACTTGCGTCACCCGGAATTAAATTAA
- a CDS encoding serine hydrolase codes for MAAVAASIGLVQVLTIASSFSQSNPRSLDELYKIRDQLVTQLEQPASPSPEPTLLSGLVPFAGNPQEKLVQQLQEVEVQILVEQRANDSLQQAVRLANKAVDTGKQQNQSIESSQQTQFLWHQALNNLQEVPQNSFLAPLTGSKAQEYRENLTAATSQVQQAKSDFLAVVARESGLSDQASIGICHLSRECVNLRGDVPPVSPASLIKLPIAVALMQKLEKERISLNHEVLVDPGNFTEDSSTKIVSDRNYPVQVLLEEMIDRSSNIATNQLIDYLGADYINQFLDNRGYQVTRVNFKLMGEKTMPANPGSGPNRLTANELTEMMVQIYSGETPGAKLLVETLNRQYDRDLGFAALKGTNAQWLGEKTGENSLVLGTTLAMNIDGEAYVMTVIDSRTSGDLQIRQSIAKIADYISKNPSF; via the coding sequence ATGGCAGCAGTAGCAGCCAGCATCGGACTGGTTCAAGTGTTAACCATCGCCAGTTCATTCTCCCAATCTAACCCGCGTTCCCTAGACGAACTCTACAAAATTCGCGATCAACTCGTCACCCAACTAGAACAACCCGCCTCACCCTCCCCAGAACCAACCCTGCTCTCTGGCTTAGTTCCCTTCGCGGGCAATCCCCAAGAAAAACTGGTACAGCAGTTGCAAGAGGTAGAAGTTCAAATATTAGTAGAACAGAGAGCAAACGACAGCTTACAGCAAGCAGTCCGTTTAGCCAACAAAGCCGTAGACACTGGAAAACAGCAAAATCAGTCGATCGAATCTTCGCAGCAAACTCAATTTTTGTGGCACCAGGCCCTCAACAACTTACAAGAAGTCCCCCAAAATTCATTTCTAGCTCCCCTCACAGGCTCAAAAGCTCAGGAATACCGGGAAAATTTAACCGCAGCAACCTCTCAAGTGCAGCAAGCAAAATCTGATTTTTTGGCTGTGGTGGCTCGGGAAAGCGGTTTGTCGGATCAAGCATCGATCGGCATTTGCCACCTTTCTAGAGAGTGCGTCAACCTGCGGGGCGATGTGCCTCCTGTCAGCCCGGCCAGCTTAATTAAACTGCCGATTGCTGTCGCCCTGATGCAAAAACTCGAAAAAGAAAGAATTAGTCTAAACCATGAAGTATTAGTCGATCCGGGCAATTTCACCGAAGACTCATCGACAAAGATTGTGTCCGATCGCAATTACCCGGTGCAGGTACTGTTAGAAGAAATGATCGATCGCAGCAGCAACATCGCCACCAATCAACTGATCGATTATTTGGGTGCCGATTACATCAATCAATTCTTAGACAATCGCGGCTACCAAGTCACCCGCGTCAACTTCAAATTAATGGGCGAAAAAACTATGCCCGCCAACCCCGGTTCCGGCCCTAACCGCCTGACTGCTAACGAACTCACCGAAATGATGGTGCAAATTTATAGCGGCGAAACACCAGGCGCTAAACTTTTAGTAGAAACTCTCAACCGCCAGTACGATCGCGATTTGGGATTCGCCGCCTTGAAAGGAACTAACGCCCAGTGGTTGGGCGAAAAAACTGGGGAGAATTCCCTGGTGCTCGGCACAACTTTAGCGATGAACATTGACGGCGAAGCCTATGTGATGACTGTGATAGACAGCCGCACCAGCGGCGATCTACAAATCCGCCAGTCGATCGCTAAAATTGCCGATTATATTAGTAAGAATCCCAGCTTTTGA
- a CDS encoding DUF3593 domain-containing protein, with protein sequence MISKESLFVMSLFPYLGFLWFLTKSGKTPRLALMGFYGTLVFVAVTIPAAIYAKVAYNESLANVDWLHGSAELFLTLANILVVLGFREAVIKAKASSQHEGEKQECVVNGGK encoded by the coding sequence ATGATTTCCAAAGAAAGTTTATTTGTTATGTCTCTATTTCCCTACTTGGGTTTTCTCTGGTTTTTGACGAAATCTGGAAAAACACCTCGTTTAGCTTTGATGGGATTTTACGGGACTCTGGTTTTTGTGGCTGTGACTATTCCCGCCGCAATTTACGCAAAAGTTGCCTACAATGAGTCGCTAGCAAATGTCGATTGGCTGCACGGTTCTGCGGAACTATTCTTGACACTTGCCAATATTTTAGTAGTTTTAGGCTTTCGGGAAGCGGTGATTAAAGCTAAAGCATCCTCACAGCATGAGGGCGAAAAGCAAGAGTGTGTTGTCAACGGGGGAAAATAG
- a CDS encoding OB-fold nucleic acid binding domain-containing protein, with protein sequence MVKIISRKSLGTQEVYDIGVERDHNFTLENSLVASNCFNKSHSMAYAYITYQTAYLKANFPVEYMAALLTANRGDQDKVQRYIANCIKLGIEVEPPDVNSSELTFSPLPKQMTGAVKDKILFGVSAVKNVGEIAIETILAARQEGGKFKSLADLCDRVNLHSVNRRALEALIQCGAFDKIDQNRQQLVNDLEGVMKWAGDRKKDRESGQGNLFDLLGANSFVKSTSTYDSAPKSKTVKDFEPQEKLRLEKELLGFYVSDHPLKVLLQFNQDPDVVTLGELADKKGKVSVIVMINAIKMVVTKKGDAMAILQLEDLTHQIKAVVFPKAYEQLKPHIIDNAVLLITGKVEKDGEEIQIIVDTAKPVDTAQIAEEIEVAESEIQNSWAPPPETQNSWAPLPETQNSWAAQPVNFPRVTKPVEVLEMVIVKFTPQQVQDAKNLNSLKAILQELSNRGEDASVSVGGIVVGEYSCQPLRINPKLWLQDGEGAVSRLKSAGFDAGVFPLDNRGDAAVFREVRSQLNIHSWANRLLDADIDRISQYLGYLAQLNRRPPN encoded by the coding sequence ATGGTTAAAATTATTAGTCGAAAATCGCTAGGAACTCAAGAAGTATATGATATTGGGGTTGAACGAGATCATAATTTTACACTAGAAAATAGTCTGGTGGCATCTAATTGCTTTAATAAATCCCATTCAATGGCCTATGCCTATATCACTTATCAAACTGCTTATTTAAAGGCGAATTTTCCTGTGGAATACATGGCTGCACTGTTGACGGCTAACAGGGGCGATCAGGATAAAGTACAGAGATATATCGCTAATTGTATTAAGCTGGGTATTGAAGTTGAGCCGCCGGATGTTAATAGTTCTGAACTTACTTTTTCACCGCTTCCGAAACAGATGACGGGAGCAGTAAAAGATAAGATTTTGTTTGGGGTTTCGGCGGTGAAAAATGTCGGGGAAATAGCAATTGAAACTATTTTAGCGGCGCGCCAGGAAGGGGGTAAGTTTAAGTCGCTGGCTGATTTGTGCGATCGCGTAAATCTACATTCTGTCAACCGCCGCGCCCTAGAAGCCTTGATTCAGTGCGGTGCTTTTGACAAAATCGACCAGAACCGCCAACAATTAGTCAACGACCTCGAAGGCGTGATGAAATGGGCCGGCGATCGCAAAAAAGATCGGGAAAGCGGTCAAGGTAATCTGTTTGACTTGTTAGGTGCCAATAGCTTCGTTAAGTCCACAAGTACCTATGATTCTGCACCCAAATCAAAGACTGTGAAAGATTTTGAACCACAGGAAAAATTGCGTTTAGAAAAAGAATTGCTGGGCTTCTATGTATCAGATCATCCCCTAAAAGTTCTGCTGCAATTTAACCAAGATCCAGATGTTGTGACTCTCGGAGAGTTAGCAGACAAAAAGGGGAAAGTCTCGGTGATTGTCATGATTAATGCTATCAAAATGGTGGTGACAAAGAAAGGCGATGCGATGGCAATTTTGCAATTAGAAGATTTGACACATCAAATCAAAGCTGTGGTGTTTCCCAAGGCTTACGAACAATTAAAACCGCATATTATAGATAATGCTGTATTGCTGATTACGGGAAAAGTCGAGAAAGATGGCGAGGAAATTCAGATAATTGTAGACACTGCAAAGCCTGTAGATACAGCACAGATTGCAGAGGAAATTGAGGTAGCCGAATCGGAAATACAAAATTCTTGGGCGCCTCCACCGGAAACACAAAATTCTTGGGCGCCTCTACCGGAAACGCAAAATTCTTGGGCGGCGCAACCTGTCAACTTTCCACGAGTTACAAAACCAGTGGAAGTTCTAGAAATGGTGATTGTCAAGTTTACACCGCAGCAAGTACAAGATGCCAAAAATCTTAATTCCTTGAAAGCTATTTTGCAAGAACTTTCCAATCGCGGAGAGGATGCTAGCGTTTCTGTCGGCGGAATCGTTGTCGGTGAATATTCCTGTCAGCCGCTTCGGATTAACCCTAAATTGTGGCTACAAGATGGGGAAGGTGCTGTTAGCCGTCTCAAGTCGGCGGGATTTGATGCTGGGGTTTTTCCTCTCGACAATCGCGGGGATGCTGCGGTGTTTCGAGAAGTTCGATCGCAACTTAACATACATTCTTGGGCCAATCGTTTACTTGACGCAGATATCGATCGCATTTCCCAGTATCTGGGCTATCTCGCCCAACTAAACCGACGCCCGCCAAACTAA
- a CDS encoding ATP-binding protein: MSNSIDQLAEGGRGIKLMWQIADELGYTRNVDGRNCLFLSKRYEVENSNKSPNIKKASALDGLMNLFKRWDWQDDIEQEEELNESSVKNISLQVNTDINAVSKVLDWFEQLQDLSLPSEVWFQFQLALVEGFTNAVRHAHKNLPVETPIKLEITVLNGLLELKIWDCGPRFDLEAKLQQIIAVDRKPCLELEILSEPCLMPSSRNKNLERSHFLIAG, from the coding sequence ATGTCGAACAGCATAGATCAACTGGCAGAAGGCGGCAGAGGCATCAAACTCATGTGGCAGATTGCAGACGAGCTAGGTTACACCCGCAATGTTGACGGTCGAAATTGTTTGTTTCTGAGCAAAAGGTACGAAGTAGAAAATAGCAACAAATCGCCAAATATAAAAAAGGCTAGCGCTTTAGATGGGTTAATGAATTTGTTCAAGAGGTGGGATTGGCAAGATGACATTGAGCAGGAAGAAGAACTGAATGAAAGTTCTGTTAAAAACATCAGCCTGCAAGTCAACACAGATATAAATGCTGTAAGTAAAGTTTTGGACTGGTTTGAGCAGTTGCAAGATTTATCTCTCCCCTCTGAGGTTTGGTTCCAGTTTCAGTTAGCTTTAGTGGAAGGTTTCACGAATGCTGTTCGCCACGCTCACAAAAATCTGCCAGTAGAAACTCCTATTAAACTAGAAATTACGGTATTGAACGGACTATTGGAACTCAAGATTTGGGATTGCGGCCCGCGTTTTGATTTAGAGGCTAAGCTCCAACAAATAATCGCAGTTGATAGAAAACCCTGCTTGGAGTTAGAGATTTTGAGCGAGCCTTGCTTGATGCCTTCGAGCAGAAATAAAAATTTGGAAAGGTCTCATTTTCTAATCGCTGGGTAG
- a CDS encoding helix-turn-helix domain-containing protein: MPPKAHLESHLTAEELKIRYRQAQNTTESRRWHLLLLVSRNWTIKQAAQVVGLNYDYAKEIVQRYNREGPNSVRNRSGDRQPPPAKSLLSPEQQEELRQALQSPAPDGGDWTGPKVARWIAEKTGSAHVWPQRGWDYLKRLGVDWRRRRRK; encoded by the coding sequence ATGCCACCTAAAGCCCACCTAGAATCTCACCTGACGGCAGAGGAACTCAAAATTCGCTACCGGCAGGCACAAAACACCACAGAGTCGCGCCGCTGGCACTTGCTACTCTTAGTTTCCCGAAATTGGACTATCAAACAAGCAGCCCAAGTCGTAGGTCTCAACTACGACTACGCCAAAGAAATTGTCCAGCGCTACAACCGAGAAGGGCCTAACTCGGTGAGAAACCGCAGCGGAGACCGCCAGCCTCCTCCTGCCAAATCCTTGCTGAGTCCTGAACAGCAAGAAGAACTGCGCCAAGCCCTCCAAAGCCCCGCCCCCGATGGCGGAGACTGGACAGGCCCCAAAGTAGCTCGCTGGATTGCCGAAAAGACCGGTAGCGCTCATGTCTGGCCCCAACGCGGCTGGGATTATCTCAAGCGGTTGGGTGTTGATTGGCGGCGCCGCCGCCGAAAGTAG
- a CDS encoding serine/threonine-protein kinase, which translates to MSYCLNPHCQKPQNPDSTKFCLACGSKLLLKERYRALQPIGEGTFGRTFLAVDEDRLKTRCAIKQFFPHVQEKAELEKATALFKQEAHRLYELGEHPQIPSLLASFEQAQQLYLVEELIEGKNLFQELQQRGAFSEEQIWELLINLLPVLQFVHEQQVIHRDIKPENILRRNAQILSTAAGYPSSTGGNGKKGIIPAASPAVQGAARGGQFVLVDFGVAKQINAISEAKTGTITGTAGYAPIEQIRSGKAYPASDLYSLGVTCIHLLTGAVLNDLFDALECKWIWRSHLAQKGIKTSQKLTTILNKLLKDSVRERYQSAAEVLQDLINFGQYPRSQIAYNYRPKIAINSATTNSQPHTATAVFTPPPQKNQVPPSASNPQLLSHNWQCDRILRGHADSVNAVVISPQGNILASASDDKTIKLWNLQTGELIHTFFGHSATVDAVAISPDGRMLVSGSFDRKVIEWKLDKKAMIREFYSDYGSPYSHRYGSVYSVAFSCDGGTIASASGDKSIKLWNQRNGALVQKLSGHSDKVLSVSFRPQSMMMASGSADQTIKVWRVGIAESVRTFVGHSDWVYAIAFSQDGKMIVSGSADGTVKLWNVDTGELINTLSGHSDAVISVAISPDRETMASGSRDGTVKLWNLHTGVCLSSLVGCNPVAFSADGQTLVTGGDRGEVLVWRASV; encoded by the coding sequence ATGAGCTATTGCCTCAATCCCCATTGTCAGAAACCGCAGAATCCTGACTCAACCAAATTTTGTCTTGCCTGCGGCTCAAAATTGCTGCTAAAAGAGCGTTACCGCGCCCTTCAACCTATCGGTGAAGGAACATTTGGCAGAACTTTTTTAGCTGTCGATGAAGATAGGCTGAAAACTCGCTGCGCCATCAAACAATTTTTTCCTCACGTTCAAGAAAAGGCAGAATTAGAAAAAGCAACTGCACTGTTTAAACAAGAAGCTCACCGCCTTTACGAACTCGGAGAACACCCGCAGATTCCAAGTTTGCTGGCTTCTTTTGAGCAAGCACAACAACTGTATCTTGTGGAAGAGTTGATCGAAGGAAAGAATTTGTTTCAGGAGTTGCAGCAGCGGGGAGCTTTTAGCGAGGAGCAGATTTGGGAATTGTTGATTAATTTGTTGCCTGTTTTGCAATTTGTTCACGAGCAGCAGGTGATTCATCGCGATATTAAGCCGGAAAATATTTTGCGGAGAAATGCCCAAATTCTCTCGACGGCGGCGGGATATCCCAGCTCGACTGGTGGTAATGGAAAAAAAGGGATAATTCCGGCGGCATCTCCGGCTGTACAGGGTGCGGCGAGGGGGGGTCAGTTTGTGCTGGTAGATTTTGGAGTGGCAAAGCAGATTAACGCCATTTCTGAGGCAAAAACTGGTACGATAACGGGAACTGCTGGCTATGCGCCGATCGAACAAATCCGCAGCGGCAAGGCCTATCCGGCGAGCGACCTTTACAGTTTGGGCGTTACGTGCATTCATTTGCTGACAGGGGCGGTGCTGAATGATTTGTTCGATGCTTTGGAATGCAAATGGATTTGGCGATCGCACTTAGCGCAAAAAGGCATCAAAACCAGCCAAAAATTAACAACTATTTTAAATAAATTGCTCAAAGATTCAGTAAGAGAGCGATATCAATCCGCGGCCGAAGTGCTGCAAGACTTGATAAATTTTGGGCAATATCCGCGATCGCAAATTGCTTATAACTACCGCCCCAAAATAGCTATTAATTCGGCAACAACGAACTCACAGCCCCATACAGCAACTGCCGTCTTTACCCCGCCGCCCCAAAAAAATCAGGTTCCGCCATCCGCCAGCAACCCGCAATTATTGTCTCATAACTGGCAGTGCGATCGCATTCTTCGCGGTCATGCAGACTCGGTTAATGCTGTGGTTATTAGCCCTCAAGGCAATATCCTCGCTAGCGCCAGCGACGATAAAACAATTAAACTGTGGAACCTGCAAACAGGGGAATTAATCCATACTTTTTTCGGTCATTCTGCAACGGTTGATGCTGTGGCGATTAGCCCCGACGGCAGAATGCTGGTGAGCGGCAGTTTTGACCGCAAAGTGATTGAGTGGAAGCTGGATAAAAAGGCGATGATTCGCGAGTTTTACAGCGATTATGGTTCACCGTACAGTCACCGGTACGGCTCCGTGTATTCGGTGGCTTTTAGCTGCGATGGAGGAACAATTGCGAGTGCTAGCGGCGACAAGAGTATTAAATTGTGGAACCAGCGCAACGGAGCTTTGGTGCAAAAACTTTCTGGCCATTCTGACAAAGTTTTATCTGTGAGTTTCCGGCCTCAAAGTATGATGATGGCTAGCGGGAGTGCTGACCAAACAATCAAGGTTTGGCGTGTAGGTATTGCGGAGAGTGTGCGGACTTTTGTCGGTCATTCTGATTGGGTTTATGCGATCGCCTTCAGTCAAGATGGTAAGATGATTGTGAGCGGTAGTGCCGACGGTACGGTTAAATTGTGGAATGTCGATACAGGGGAATTGATTAATACTTTGAGCGGTCATTCTGACGCGGTGATTTCGGTGGCTATTAGTCCCGATCGCGAAACTATGGCTAGTGGCAGTCGAGATGGTACTGTTAAACTGTGGAACTTGCACACAGGAGTATGTTTGTCGAGTCTGGTTGGGTGCAATCCGGTGGCTTTTAGTGCTGACGGTCAAACTTTAGTCACCGGTGGAGATAGGGGCGAGGTGTTAGTTTGGCGGGCGTCGGTTTAG